A segment of the Brienomyrus brachyistius isolate T26 chromosome 13, BBRACH_0.4, whole genome shotgun sequence genome:
AGTTGGTGTTGGCGCGGCTCGCCATGCGGCTGTGCCCAGCCGAGCAAGCGGTGTGGGCAGCCAGGTGAATCAGGTGGCTCTGGGGGAAGGACAAACACTTCCTCGCATTCCGGAGAGGTGGCCCATCTGTATCCAGGACACTCTTTCCTCTTGGATTTCTTTACACGGAAATAACCCCACCTTATGTTTTCAATTGGAAGTGTGAACAGCAATAAACCATTCCTTTTAATAGACGGTGGGCCCAGTAAAGGTCAGATTATATCTGGTTTCTTGCTTATTTCCAGAGGCTGTCTTTAGTGCTGCCTACTGGACAATCTTAGGTCTGTGCTAAACGCTTCCCTTCCATGAATTCCCTGCTGGCCCTGACCAGTTTTTTGTTTAGAGAGACGTGACCAGGAAAGGTTATCCGAATGGAATAGGGGCAGGAATTCTGCCTATTCTCCATCATTCCTAAATCATCTCATCCTATCGCCTCCGGTGGCAGACTTGGGAGCGACCGCGGCTTTTCTGTACCTCACGTGTCTCTCTCTTTGTCCTTCCTGTGTAAGAATGTGCCAGGAAAGGTAACTATTGGCATAGACCAAGTGGCAAACAGGCTGGCATACATCATATTTCAGTACTGACAGGTTTTAACATCCCTGATCGCTATCCCCTTTACCTGTGGGCACATCTGTGTGACTGTGTCTGTCATTCTGCTCATATATTGAGCGTAAcctgtcccccgcctcccccaaaCTTCCCTTATATGGTGATGCTTTCAGGCTTGCTAAAAATATTAAGGTTAAAGGTCATTACTGGAATCTAAACGGTATGAATTTTAGGGGTCTGAGCACTCTATCTTCCATAGTGCTTCAGCGTGAGTAAACATCAGCCAGAGTGAGGTACCTGCAGGTTTAATGTGCTTTTCATGTGTGAATCCAGACTGGCAGTCTGTCATTTTTCTGCTGCCTTCAGCAGTAGTTCTTAGGGTTCTTTCCTGCACGGCAGTTAATATCCCAGAAACCCTGGGTTGTTATGCTGTTGTAACTTCCAGGCAGTAAGGCTAGACTAGCAGCCAGAAACACCCACTTGAGCCcatggaggaagaggagcaccGTCGCTGGGTCTCACGGCGGACTGGGGTCACCTGGGGGCGGCCTGTGCTGGGTCTCACGGCGGACTTGGGTCACCTGGGGGCGGCCCTTGCTGGGTCTCACGGCGGACTGGGGTCACCTGGGGGCGGCCTGTGCTGGGTCTCACGGCGGACTGGGGTCACCTGGGGGCGGCCTGTGCTGGGTCTCACGGCGGACTGGGGTCTAGCTGCTGTGCCGTCCATCAAAAAATACCACACAGAAAACTGATTATTGCATTATGACCCTAATGTCCCTCTTTGTCGCAGGCGAGATCGTGGTGAGTGAGGTGAACTTCGTAAGGAAGTGTATGGGGACTGGCTGCAGCCGGGATGACCTGTGGGGGAAGCTGATATGCACCAATTTCAAGGTTTCCTTCGTGAGCCACGAGCCGCTGGACCAGCAGGTATGTGTCGCCCATGAGTCCGGCTTTCCGACCCGAACGCCGCCATTGCCGCATTCCTCTGCAGCtccttttattttgttaaaagtAGTTTTATCTTTAAAAGCATAAATGCATTACTGTGAGTTGTGAGCGATAGTTTCCAACTTAACTTGTGAGGAAAGCCTGCTTGTGTAAGGCCATCTGAGTGGAAACGCACGTGTCCAGCAGGTATCTGGGTTAATCGCCAGGCAGGCAGTGTGTTTTTATTGACGTCTCTGCTTTACTGCATGCCATAAAAAGGGAAATATCGACTAAACCGTAGGATCCCTTTCTTCCCTGTTGGGGTGAGGATTTCTGCCTCCCTGATTGGCCTGATGTCGGTTTTTCCAAAACCCTTTGCTTGTTTGATGCTCCCCCATATCTCATCTGGACACCACCTGGGTTTGCCTGCTCCTGTTGACTAAGACCTGCCTTGGTGGCACCATCTTATATCACTGTGTTTCGCTTCCCCATTTCTGGCCAAGGTTTCCTTTGATGGGTCCCCTCTTTGCCGCCCCCCTCTGCCTGGAAACCAAAACAAAAGATTGAGAGAGACTTACGGTGCCCTTTTATCCTACCGCTGTCGACCTCACTCATGTGGGTGCTGAGCTGCTCCTCGGCACTCGGGTCGTTTATTTTGCTCCATTGCGTGGTGAAGCCTGCGGAAGGGCAGTGGCGTTACGTAAGAGCATGGATGCTCCGCCGCGTGAACCCGGGGCACGTGAGCGCCAGCCGACGTTGGCTAGCGGagaggggtgtttctgtcatcgAGTTCACAGACGATGTTGTAGCAGTGCTGTGACTGGCTGTCCAGGATTCAAGAACTGGATCGAAAGCTTCGTCATTCCTCCGTTTGGGTCACGCAGGGTCTTCtgctgtgtgattttttttttttcaagaaaataaaggatttttaatttttaagcaACCTGTGCTCTGCCGTCATTTCTTTCAAAAACCACACAGCAATTGTAAACGGAGACAATGGTGGAAACCTTCCGTGAAAACGAGGTCCCTCATCAGCCATATTGGTTAAGGACTTAattttttgtgtctgttttatttggATATAAAATATTCTGACTTCTGAAATCTAACCTGAGCTACTTTTCACTTTTTTCTTGCTGGTACCTGGTGTGAATGGATCTTGCTGTTTGCGCTTCTTGCTGCTGTCTGGCTTGAAACCTTCCACTTCACCCTTTTTCAGGTGTTTCAGTACCGGAACCGCCTACTGGGTGACCATGACGTGCCTCTGGCGTGTGTGGAGCAGCTGGTTACAGGTAGGAAGCTCCGACTCTAGTGGAAACGCCCATCTGGAAGCCAAAATCTCCCGGTGACATCACCAGGAATGTCTGCACTGCTGATCCGCGCGTGATGTCATGGCACAGATGCCCGTCTGTGGCTGAGAAGCTGGGACAGGATTAATCCTGTTTGTGACTGCATGCTGCTCTCCGCTGCTCTCCGCTGCTCTGGTATCAGGCCGAGCGGGACCTGTCCTGCCAGAGCCCTGCAGAGCGAGACATGCCCCTCCCCATCTCACTGTCTTGTAGCTTTGTTCAGCATGTACTCTCCCCCAGCATTATTAATGATGTCACAGGCAAGTTACACAATTACACGTGTGGGAGGAAGAGACCAAAAGAAAATGAGCCTCAGCGGCCGACGGGTTTTTCTCGCGCCTGCGGTCAGCGAGCTGATGCCACAGCTGAAATCTTGCTTGTAATTACAAATCATTGGTTCTGTCATTAGTTCTGTGGTACCAAGGAGGTCATCTGTAGCTTAAATCAAGATGATGTGTTAAACTCTTAATAATGTAGGTTTACTAGTGTCATCTGCATCCTAACCAGTCGGCTTCTCCCCACGTCAGTGAATGAAGCGAAGGGGAAGCAGAAGATCCTGTTATCCAATCGGAAGCTGAAGTTCAGCCCTACCGAGCTGGTCCTCTACTGCAAGGACCTGCGTGTCCTGCGGTTCCGCTTCGATGAGGCCGGCCCCGAAAGCAGCAGGAAGGTAGGCCTTCGCCGGCGGAGTCCAAATGCCAACGGCTTCCTTGCTGGGTCCTTGTCTGTGTTTATACTGGGTGAATTTTAGAAACTCGCGTGAGTAAAGGGGTGTGCCAGTAACGAATACGCCAATCTGTGCGTTACGTCGTACAGGCTCAATCCTTGTCTCGCTAAACCACACCCTCATTATGAACTGTGTAACTGGTAATTTTACATCactgtttcccagtccagttcacagggacccacagtcggttcacatttttgctccctcccggctccctgccagacagtccatgtttttgctctgggagctgggagggaacaaaaatgtggactgtctgtgggcccccaaggaccggattggcaaACACTGATCTACATAATGTGAATAATCATTTTGCACTTCCTCTGTTAGCTGGACATTCCCTCATTCTGGATCTGCTTAAATATCCCAGAATGCTTTTCCAAATCTTATTACCCTCtttcccccaaaccccccccccccccaaagagagCTCAGTCTGCCCCAGCTCCCACCCCACTAATGACAGCGGGAGTCCATCCCTTCTGATCTGGTTCCCAGTCTGGCCAGCCAATATGCTGGAGTAGCTAGATCTTGTACTGCGTACATGGGAGAGCCTGAAACATGTTTATTCCAAGCGGATGGTCCTTCACTGGAAGCCCTGCAGTCCTACCCATCAgattgtgtctgtctctgtgataATGTTCCCTCTGTCTTGGTTGATGTGGTTGTTGATTTACTTTGCATTAGGCCAGACCAAGTTTTTATCTGGGTCCATGTTTGATTTGTATTCTTGTAAAGATCAGATGGAGTTGAGTCTTGCAAGGCCTTTGAAGAAAGccatatcatcatcatcatcatcagcattGAATACTCACCAGTGAGCTCGTTAAAGTAACAGATAAAGTAACTGTGATCTGGCCACTTAATTGTGAAAGCGGTGCACTTGTTCAGCTGACGTCTTGTTTGCAGGCCCTGCTCACGATGAGCTCGGCAGAGTCTGCTCAGCTGGCAAACAGCATCCCAGCTGCTCGCAATGGACGTTCTTTGTCTTAAATAATGACTCAGGCTTTCAGAATATGGCTACAGCCCAGAAGCTAAAATCTGAAAAAGCTTCTATCTTGTTTGATTATTTTGTGCAGGATTCACAAACAGGTAACTGGGGGATGGTCCAGGCATTTGGGAATGTTGTTTAAACGGCTCACCTGCAGAAATCCCATGCTTAGGGAGGCTGAGCTCATATTGGAAAATCCGAAGGAGCTCGTGCCAGCTGTCATGGAGCCAGAGCCCCACCCCAGTGGAATTTGCTGGTTTCTATGAATGTGTGAAGCCCTGTAAAGGGGGGGCAGAGAAATACAGCAGAACAGAAAGTCTATTCAGTTATTCCTTCCTGAACATTCAGAGTAAGTCACTCGCACGTCTCTTCCACGGGTGCCAAATTCTCGAATGTGTGCAGGGGGTGAATTCGGGCGGTTTGTTTTCCAAGTGGGGGCCTCTGTGCTGAGCTGAGGGGTCTTGGGTGCGATACTTGCTCAGTGGAGGAAGCCAGGAGCTGCGTAGGTCCGTAGACCTTCATATTACTGTGTTGTTGTCATTGACGGTAAGATTCAGCCAGGTCTCTGTGGCTCGCTGTTTTGCTTTAGCTCTCCAGACTGCCCCCCGGTGGCAGGGCAGCAGGCCGAAATGCAAGTTCTCACTTGacccaaaaaaaatattttttttttctccctgtagTGATGAACTGAAAACCCAGATTGCTTTGCTTTGTTTTTCTTGGTGATGGATGGAATGAAAGAAATGTATGACGTCCCATTATGTACCAGTAAATGACAGAGCTGGGAgcgccccccccggcccccggcccccagccctgctctctctcccccacTACGCTTTGTTGCACCATCCGGCCCTGAATGGGAGGCTTTGTGCTGCTCCCTGATGAGGCTCCAGTGGGCCGCTATGCCGCTCGGCCTTTCACTGGCATTTGGTCCCGGCTCTGCCGCAGTGACATTAGCTCTGTCAACACACTGCACTTCCTCCGGCTTCCCGTCTTTGGAGAAGCGCCAGAATATCTGCGTCTTATGTAATTGCTGTAATATGTGTTATATAAACTCCTACATTCATGCGTGTAATTTAAGGCAGGTTAAGCACCTACGCGTAAGTGCCAAAATGCCGCAGGCATTCGACTCCCCAGAGGACTTGTGGCTGCTTTCATAGCTGGATAAACGCCGTCTTTATGGTTACAGACCATCTCTGCTCCATCTTCCGCAGGATCAGAATCAAGTCGTCATGTAGTGCATGGAGAGATGAGCCGCGTGATCCAGCCCTGCGTCTGCTTTCAATACTTCAGTGAAATAAATCTTGTGAATGTGGGATTTTGTTTGAGAGTGGCAccgccttcccccccccccccatcatcccGCCTGCCTTCCTAAACGCCCAGCTTGAAACACTTACTGAATGAGCCCTTGGCGTTCCTGTTGTAAGTAAGCAGGCCTTGAGTGAGGCAGCGCGGTCAGGTTCCAGGGTCACGGATCTGACCTAACAAAAGTCATCGGAGGTCGTGTGAGTCTTTTGACCTTCCTGTACAGAGACGTTATTGCGGTATTATAACTACAGAGCGCTGCAGAACAGCAAGATGGACAGACTGATTTTCTGCAGGGCGGGTAATTCGGGATGCTCAGTGCTGAGCTGAGGGTTCCAGGTGGGTCAAGCGCTCGCGGCTCTTTATTAACGTCTGTCTTCCCTGGCTAATGTTTGGAGTTCTTGCTCATCCCTCCTCGATCCCTCCCCAGGTGTGCCTAGCCATCGCCCACTACGCCCAGCCCACGGATGCCCGGTTGCTCTTTGGCTTTGAGTACGTGGGGAAGCTGTACCGCCCTCCTGCAGGTACAGTACCGACTGAGCCCCCGCAGTTCCACTAAAGAAATGTGCGCCACAGCCAGTGAGATCCAAGCTGCTACCTGACCTCTTCAGTGTTCATGCAATCAGTCATTAGTCGCATGATAGCAGAATGACCCCAATCCTGATGTATAAAGTGAATAGACCATGTGGTGTGAGAATGTGGCTTCACATACTTCCCCGTGCAAGCAGGTGAGCACGGGGGGCGGCTGCACACCCCACTCTTCGCCTGCCCCTCCGACTGGGACCGGGAGATCAAGCGCACTGGAGCGACCGAGTGGAGGGTGTGCTCTGTCAACGAGGGCTACGCCATCTCTCCCAGGTCAGGGCATGCATCGCGGAGTATCTGACACCTAACTAACGTGCCGTCCTGCATGTCTAACGTGCCGTCCTGCGCGGCTCCTCCCCACAGCCTCCCAGAGCACTTTGTGGTTCCCGCATCGCTGGCAGATCAGGACCTTAAGCAGCTGTCCTGCTCCTTCGTGGGCCAGCGTCTCCCAGTGAGTCTGCACTGTACCCTCTGTCACTCCCCTAGCGCCCCTTCCCCCCTGACTCCAAACAGTGTTTCCATGGAGACCTGACTCACATGTGTCGCTGCCTCTTGCCTCTCCAGCTGTGGTGCTGGAACCACCTGAACGGCAGCGCCCTTGTGCGCACAGCCGGCATCAGGGACGTGGCAGAGCAGAGGAAGCTGGAGCAGAGGTACGGCAAGCCGGAAGGGTCAAACGGCACCAAATCGAAGGTGGATGTAAATGCTGCAGTTGGGTAACAGCAGCCGCCCTCTCTGCTCAGGGTCTGCAACGCTGTCACTAAGAGCCACCCGAAACGCAGCAGTGCGCACAAGGTCCACCTGGACAGGAGCCTGCCCAGCATCCGGGACGTTCGGGCCTCCTTTGTCAGACTGAGGCAGCTCTGCGCAATCGGTGAGTATGTGACTCCGCCTCCAGGCTTGACGGGAATGACACAGTGCGCCAGGTGTGGCAAAGAGGGTTTAAGGAGCTCAGCTGAAAAGCAGTGCAATTACACGATTCTCGTGCAACTTGCAGTACTGAAGTCTCTGAGTGAGAAATGTCGAAGTTTGACTCTGGAGGAAGAGTCTGTGGTGCGTGCATTTATTGCCTGTGGTTTGCAGGTTTAAGCCTGCTGGCACTTTGCGTGCCTGCACCTTGGGAAGAGCTGTGTCGCACTCGCCACTGGGATTAGCATTACAGTTGTGCTTAAGGGCATGAGTGTCCCATTTCCCAAACCTGAATACCAATGCCTCAGCCGTCACTGCACACTCCGCTCACTCAGACAGGTTTCCTGTCAGCAGGGCCCTACCAGGAGTCTGAGGACAAGTGGCTGTCGTCTGTAGAGAGCACTGGATGGTTGGACAATATCAGGTAGACGCAGGGCCGTCGGTCTCTATCTTGAGTTTAGCTGGGATACACGGCATGAAATTTTTATGCTGCACTACCAGGAGAGAGCTGTTTGGGGGGTGTACAGCCGGGGCCAAAAGTGtattgagaatgacacaagtacTGATTTTCGCagtttgctgcttcagtgtttgtaaATCTTTTTGTCAGATCTATGGTATACTTaagtataatataatattactTAATTACTTACTTAATATTACAacatcacttcctgtcctgGTGCCCAGTGCCTTCCTGCAACAGTCAGTAGAGGTGGTGTACATGCTGGAGGGGAGACACATGTCCGTCATCCTGCAAGGTGAACCACTGCTCTTCATCTCTGCCATGTTGCGGAGTCATTACCCCCCTCCCAGACCTTCTGTGTGACTAtctcagcccctccccccaaaattcTATAACAGAGGAGGAGGATCGGGATCTGAGCTGCGTGGTCTCCTGCCTGGTCCAGATGATGCTGGACCCCCACTTCCGCAGCTTGGTGGGCTTCCAGAGCCTGGTGCagaaggagtgggtgatggGGGGCCACCGCTTCCTGGACCGATGCAACCACCTGAAGAGGAGCGACGGAGAGGAGGTGCGGCTGGACCTCAGGGGCGGTCGGCCTGAATCGCTTAGCTGAACATGCAGCTGCGCATGTAAAGAATTCGTAAGGAATTCAACCTGCAGCGTCATGCCAAGATGCCCTGGAACAGCTTTGACCCTCCGTGTCTCTCCTCAGTCTCCCATGTTCCTCCTCTTCCTGGACTGCGTGTGGCAGCTGATTCGCCAACACCCCGCCGCCTTCGAATTCACGGAGATCTACCTGGCTGTGCTGTGTGACAGCATGTGGATTCCCATCTTCAGCACCTTCCTCTTCAACTGCCCCCGGCAGTGGGCGGAGTATAGCCAAGTGAGCCTCGCCCCCCTCTAGCTCCCGAATTCACCAGGCTTTGTTCTACGGCAGACTTGACTCCACAGTATGGctgatttttttatgtttctccTCCTAGGATTTCGCCCAGGGCGGGCAGCTGGGAGAGGACAGGGCAGTCCGCTTCCCCCCCAGTGTGGGACTGGTCACAGCAGTTCAGCCTGAGGGACCAGACTTTGTTTAACAGCCCCATGTATGTGGGCAAGGGTGTGGCTGCACGTGTGCAGAATGGGGGGGTGAGGACTTTCAGACGCGCCAAGGTGAGACCCGCCCCGACAGCATGTTGGCAAGTCTCTCTCGGTCTTACTGCGATGGGGGCCGCTTACTGTTCCTGTCACATCCCGCCTCCAGCCGAAGATCTACAGCTCCACGGTACGGGGGACAGCGTCTCTGCAGAATGGCACGCTAGGGGCGCACGCCACCCTCCCGCGGCGGAACTCCCTGGTGCTGAGGCTGCTCCCTGGCTCAGAGGCACCCGCGCAGCCCGACAGCCCGGATAGCCCCTTGCAGTGCTTCATCCGGGACTGGCTATCGCGGCCTGCCGACCCCCACGGACTGCTGCTGCCTGAGCTGCTGCCCTCACACCTGCAGCTGTGGAGGTTCTACTTCCTGCGCTGGGTTCCCGAGGCCCGCATCGCCCGAGGTGGCCCTATCACAGCCCTCCACAGACTATCCCTATTGGTCGACGAGATCGAGACTCTGCAGGCCAGGCTGCGGCAGTACGGGGGCGCCACCACTCCCCCCGGACTCCCCCCTGGCAGTCCCAACCCGGGACTCACCCATAGGATGCCATCGGAGCAAACCAAGATGTACTTCAAGACAGGGCCCCTGGCCGGTCCCCCCCAGCAGCCTGAATATCTAAGCTCCTCATTTCCCTTCTCCCCAGCGGGGAACCTGAGCCGGCCCAGCGCGCTGGGAACCCCACTCAGCAAGCTTCTCAGCGGGGCTGGGCTCTAGAGCGCCATCAACTGGACAACTtgaatcactgcactggctcaTGGTGCGCCTGTAGACCTTGCAGGTTCTGGCGGCGAAGGAGGACTGAGGAGGAGTCAAGGTGAAGGGCAGAATTGTTTCTCCTAGCTGTGCTGctgttctttgctggtggtgttTGCACAAGTAGCTGAAATCGCACATTTTTTTACTTACTGCACACTTTCCCCTCACAGTTGCCAGGTTTCTGTTGGTAATTAGACTTTCTCTTATATTGTTTTTGACCTGTATCGATGGGTCAGTTCTGGGCTCATGAAATGCAGCATATTTTGAAAGAAATTGAATCCCAGGGTAGCAAAACTCGGAGGGTGTGCTGTGTGGGTCACAACACTGGGCTTGTGActagaaggttgccggttcgaaTCCCTGTACTGTCATTACTCTTTCGTGTCCTTGAGTAGGATCTTTttaacccccagttgctccagggatctTGTTTTCTCAAACGTGTCGCGTTGTGCAAAAGCATCTGCTGAGTAATTAAGATGTAAATCTAACTCTTACGTTGGTACTTAGTGTTACCTAGGAGACCCTTAGTTTTCCGCATAGGCCCAGATTTATCCAGCTCTTACGCCTGTATGACAGGAGACCTTGGCTGTTGGCCTGGGCGGAGCTGAGATGTCATGCAGACCTGCCCAGGCTGCTGCTGAACCTGAACGTGACCACTTCCTATCTGAAAGCCGCGCTGCCCAGGATGTGGCCAGTCGGCTGCCCCCCCCGTGGGGTCCCCTTCCAGGCTGCGGGGGTGGTTTGCCCGTAGTTCACACCTGGAAGCCTTGGATTGGGTTTTGTTGTCTTTCCCCTTGTCCACACCCTCACTAGTATTAAACCCAAGGGCGTTTGTCCATCACTTCTCATCTTTGAAGGTTCACTGGTGGTGTTGGTCTTAAACTGTTTTGAGTAACTaatggttctgctgcttttattGACAAGTTTATCATGACTTTACCTTAACTTTCTAACCTCTGTGTGGAATAATTTGAGCCAGCTATCTGTTGGATGTGTTCTAGATGATGACACTGACTGTTCTAAGACAGTGAGATGGATGCTTTGGACAGAAAGCAGCAGTCCAGTGACCGGCACTGCAAAATAATCCTGTCTGTTCGCTCAGGGCCCCGGCCCTTGGTGGATGGGGCCACCCTATCTGGgccagtgctggggggggggggggggtgtctgaagTTGTTATGGAGACGGTTTTTCCAGTTTGTTTCTGTGGCCACCATGTATGGATCCCGTCTAATATTTAATACGATGCTCTGATGTGAAATAAAAACGTTTTTAACATTAACTGGcatgtcttttattatctcatGATAAACTTTATTATTGCATCACACAGAACCCACTCTGTGCAACAGTAGCAGTATTCAGAAGGCGTACAGAGGATATATCTGCGCATTGCGTAGTGGATTCGGCTGAGGTATTTCGGACAGGGACCCGGACGGCTCGCCCCGCCCCTCCGTAGTGTTTCTGTTGGCCCTCATTTTCAGTCCAGCTGGGGGGCATCGCCGCTCCCAGGGCCGGTTCAGGTGGCAGCCCCGCAGCGGCTCAGTCCCGGCATTCCCCC
Coding sequences within it:
- the LOC125706268 gene encoding LOW QUALITY PROTEIN: myotubularin-related protein 10-like (The sequence of the model RefSeq protein was modified relative to this genomic sequence to represent the inferred CDS: deleted 1 base in 1 codon), which translates into the protein MFSIRPLKPTLKSCAPPLQPEMKKTPQLTIRKLEAKLLPGEIVVSEVNFVRKCMGTGCSRDDLWGKLICTNFKVSFVSHEPLDQQVFQYRNRLLGDHDVPLACVEQLVTVNEAKGKQKILLSNRKLKFSPTELVLYCKDLRVLRFRFDEAGPESSRKVCLAIAHYAQPTDARLLFGFEYVGKLYRPPAGEHGGRLHTPLFACPSDWDREIKRTGATEWRVCSVNEGYAISPSLPEHFVVPASLADQDLKQLSCSFVGQRLPLWCWNHLNGSALVRTAGIRDVAEQRKLEQRVCNAVTKSHPKRSSAHKVHLDRSLPSIRDVRASFVRLRQLCAIGPYQESEDKWLSSVESTGWLDNISAFLQQSVEVVYMLEGRHMSVILQEEEDRDLSCVVSCLVQMMLDPHFRSLVGFQSLVQKEWVMGGHRFLDRCNHLKRSDGEESPMFLLFLDCVWQLIRQHPAAFEFTEIYLAVLCDSMWIPIFSTFLFNCPRQWAEYSQDFAQGGQLGEDRAVRFPPVWDWSQQFSLRDQTLFNSPMYVGKGVAARVQNGGVRTFRRAKPKIYSSTVRGTASLQNGTLGAHATLPRRNSLVLRLLPGSEAPAQPDSPDSPLQCFIRDWLSRPADPHGLLLPELLPSHLQLWRFYFLRWVPEARIARGGPITALHRLSLLVDEIETLQARLRQYGGATTPPGLPPGSPNPGLTHRMPSEQTKMYFKTGPLAGPPQQPEYLSSSFPFSPAGNLSRPSALGTPLSKLLSGAGL